The Dehalococcoidales bacterium genome has a window encoding:
- a CDS encoding iron ABC transporter permease, with protein MAVVTGRVSSFIGRLGRAGRGVPTSRPPVIIWLPVVFIAIAILLPQVYLVMRALGTGAETWELLFRTRTLAILGRTVALVVAVTTLSLAISLPLAWLTSRTDLPFRRMWLMVTALPLVIPSYVAGFVIIAALGPRGMLQQLLAGPFGLERLPEIYGFPGALLTVTAVSYPYLLLALQASIRGIDPCLEEASRSLGHGSWTTFRRVTLPQLRPAIAAGSLLVALYTIRDFGAVSLMRYETFTWAIYLQYQTSFDRMAAAALSMVLVALAIIALLIEGGTRGRARYHRSTVGVTHSQTEIRLGWWRWPATSFCATISLLTVVMPMSILSYWAIRGISTGEPFRLAWDYALNSAYASGLAAIIIAVAAIPVAILAVRYSGRISQLLERATYIGFALPGIVIALALVFFGANYATPIYQTLGVLLFAYLILFLPQAVGSIRSSLLQVSPRVEEAARSLGRSATQALVSITLPLAKPGILIGAALVFLTTMKELPATLLLSPIGFRTLATSVWSATAEAFFARAAVSALLLIALSSIPMALLVIRQRRKEI; from the coding sequence ATGGCAGTAGTGACCGGTAGAGTTTCAAGTTTTATTGGCAGACTGGGCAGGGCCGGCCGGGGGGTTCCTACCTCCCGGCCCCCCGTTATTATCTGGCTGCCCGTCGTCTTTATCGCCATCGCAATATTACTACCCCAGGTATACCTGGTTATGCGAGCGCTGGGTACCGGCGCAGAGACATGGGAACTACTATTCCGTACCCGTACTCTGGCTATACTGGGGCGCACAGTTGCGCTGGTTGTGGCAGTGACCACCTTGTCACTGGCAATATCCCTGCCGTTAGCTTGGCTGACGAGCCGGACTGACCTGCCTTTCCGGCGAATGTGGTTGATGGTGACAGCCCTTCCGCTGGTGATTCCCAGCTATGTAGCCGGATTCGTCATCATTGCCGCTCTAGGCCCGCGGGGTATGCTCCAGCAATTGCTGGCCGGACCATTCGGGCTGGAACGGCTACCCGAGATCTACGGCTTCCCCGGCGCTTTGCTTACCGTTACGGCGGTGAGCTATCCGTACCTGCTGCTGGCCCTTCAGGCGTCAATTCGCGGCATTGACCCGTGCCTGGAGGAGGCTTCCCGTAGCCTGGGGCATGGTTCCTGGACCACCTTCCGCCGGGTGACGCTACCGCAGCTACGCCCGGCCATAGCCGCCGGCTCTCTGCTCGTCGCTCTCTACACCATCAGGGATTTTGGCGCCGTATCTCTCATGCGCTATGAAACCTTTACCTGGGCTATCTACCTCCAGTACCAGACATCTTTTGACCGGATGGCAGCCGCCGCCCTGTCAATGGTGTTGGTGGCTCTGGCGATTATTGCCCTGCTAATCGAGGGCGGTACCAGAGGCCGGGCGCGGTACCATAGAAGCACTGTCGGCGTTACTCACTCCCAAACTGAAATAAGACTGGGATGGTGGCGCTGGCCGGCAACCAGCTTCTGCGCCACCATTTCGTTACTGACTGTGGTTATGCCGATGTCCATTCTCTCGTACTGGGCAATCCGCGGAATCTCCACCGGTGAGCCGTTCCGCCTTGCATGGGACTACGCCCTCAATTCAGCCTATGCTTCCGGGCTGGCGGCAATAATCATCGCGGTGGCGGCCATACCGGTAGCTATCCTGGCAGTACGTTACTCCGGGCGTATCAGTCAACTGCTGGAACGAGCCACCTATATTGGCTTCGCCTTGCCCGGAATAGTTATTGCCCTGGCGCTGGTCTTCTTTGGCGCTAATTATGCCACGCCCATCTACCAGACGCTGGGAGTATTACTCTTTGCCTATCTGATCCTATTCCTGCCCCAGGCGGTAGGCTCCATACGCTCCTCGCTACTCCAGGTAAGCCCGCGGGTGGAGGAGGCTGCCCGCAGCCTGGGAAGAAGCGCCACACAAGCCCTGGTCAGCATAACCCTTCCCCTGGCAAAGCCCGGAATACTCATCGGGGCTGCCCTGGTCTTTCTAACCACCATGAAAGAGCTACCGGCAACCCTTCTCTTGAGTCCCATTGGCTTCAGGACACTGGCTACCTCGGTATGGTCAGCCACTGCTGAAGCCTTCTTTGCCCGGGCGGCGGTATCCGCCCTGCTCCTGATCGCATTATCATCGATACCTATGGCGCTGCTGGTCATCCGGCAAAGGAGAAAAGAAATATGA
- a CDS encoding iron ABC transporter substrate-binding protein — MRRNKWIFGLTSFILAATLIFGACAQQGASSPNTQTLTVYSGRSEELVGPIIEQFNSATGINVQVRYGSTSEMAATILEEGSNSPADIYYAQDPGGLGAVEHLLTPLPENILNKVEPRFRSPEGKWVGISGRARVVVYNPEKFSENDLPDDIWDFTDSKWRGRIGWAPTNGSFQAMVTAMRVLWGEQKTRDWINGIQANQPKVYPNNTTQVAAVAAGEIDIGFPNHYYLYRFLAEQGDSYPARNYHPRAGGPGAVILVSGAGIMETSKNKETAERFLDFMLSAVAQQYFAGQTYEYPVVEGVNTHWLLAPLAQINSPDIDMADLDDLKGTLDLLRATGIVP; from the coding sequence ATGCGCAGAAATAAATGGATTTTTGGCTTGACCAGTTTCATCTTGGCAGCCACGTTAATATTCGGAGCTTGCGCTCAGCAAGGCGCATCATCCCCAAATACGCAGACATTGACTGTATATTCGGGGAGGAGTGAGGAGCTGGTTGGGCCGATTATCGAGCAGTTCAACAGCGCCACCGGCATCAATGTGCAGGTACGCTACGGCAGTACCTCTGAAATGGCGGCTACTATCCTGGAAGAGGGCAGCAACAGCCCGGCGGATATCTATTACGCCCAGGACCCCGGTGGACTGGGCGCTGTAGAGCACCTGCTTACCCCGCTTCCGGAAAATATTTTGAACAAAGTTGAACCACGCTTTCGCTCACCGGAGGGCAAGTGGGTCGGCATCTCCGGCCGGGCAAGAGTCGTCGTCTATAACCCCGAGAAGTTTAGCGAAAACGACCTCCCGGATGACATCTGGGACTTCACTGACTCCAAGTGGCGTGGGCGCATCGGTTGGGCGCCGACCAACGGCTCTTTCCAGGCAATGGTTACCGCCATGCGGGTGCTGTGGGGAGAGCAAAAGACGCGGGACTGGATAAACGGTATCCAGGCAAATCAGCCCAAGGTGTACCCCAATAATACCACTCAGGTTGCCGCCGTAGCCGCGGGTGAGATTGACATCGGCTTCCCCAACCACTATTATCTTTACCGTTTCCTCGCCGAGCAGGGCGATTCCTACCCTGCCCGGAACTACCATCCCAGGGCGGGCGGACCGGGCGCGGTTATCCTGGTATCCGGCGCCGGCATCATGGAGACTTCCAAGAACAAAGAAACGGCCGAGCGCTTCCTCGATTTTATGCTCTCGGCAGTCGCCCAGCAGTACTTCGCCGGGCAGACCTACGAATATCCGGTGGTGGAAGGGGTAAATACACACTGGCTGCTTGCGCCACTGGCTCAAATCAACAGTCCTGACATTGACATGGCCGATCTGGACGACCTCAAGGGTACGCTTGACCTGCTGAGAGCAACAGGAATAGTTCCATAA